A genomic stretch from Antarcticibacterium flavum includes:
- the radA gene encoding DNA repair protein RadA, with the protein MAKTKTTFYCQNCGTQHSKWQGQCSSCKEWNTLVEEVIQKPDQKDWKPQAAREVKRTAKPLRIAEIEIGSQPRLNTNNSELNRVLGGGLVPGSLTLLGGEPGIGKSTLLLQISLHLNQKTLYVSGEESQQQIKMRAERINPNPANCYILTETKTQNIFRQIEELQPEIVIIDSIQTLHTDYIESSPGSISQIRECTAELIKYAKETGVPVILIGHITKEGSIAGPKVLEHMVDTVLQFEGDRNHVYRILRAHKNRFGSTHELGIYEMQGSGLREVSNPSEILISKNDEGLSGTAIAATLEGMRPLMIEIQALVSSAVYGTPQRSATGYNAKRLNMLLAVLEKRAGFRLGAKDVFLNITGGITVDDPAIDLAVIAAILSSNEDITIEKDICFAAEVGLAGEIRPVTRADQRISEAEKLGFATIMVSKQTKLPATNYTIRVQKVAKIEDVVSYLFG; encoded by the coding sequence ATGGCAAAAACCAAAACTACCTTTTACTGTCAAAATTGTGGAACCCAACATTCCAAATGGCAGGGACAATGCAGTTCCTGTAAAGAATGGAATACTCTTGTAGAAGAGGTAATTCAAAAACCAGATCAAAAGGACTGGAAACCACAGGCGGCAAGGGAGGTAAAAAGAACTGCAAAACCCTTACGCATTGCAGAGATCGAAATTGGCAGCCAGCCCAGGTTAAACACCAATAATTCAGAATTAAACCGGGTGCTGGGCGGTGGCCTTGTACCCGGTTCTTTAACGCTCCTGGGTGGGGAGCCCGGGATTGGAAAGAGTACGCTCCTGCTCCAAATCTCTCTTCATTTAAACCAAAAAACGCTCTATGTTTCAGGCGAAGAGAGCCAGCAACAAATTAAGATGCGGGCAGAACGTATCAATCCAAATCCGGCAAATTGCTATATTCTTACCGAGACGAAAACGCAGAATATCTTCAGGCAAATTGAAGAGCTTCAGCCGGAAATCGTTATTATTGATTCTATACAAACCCTGCATACAGATTATATCGAGAGCTCCCCGGGAAGCATATCCCAAATACGGGAATGCACTGCAGAATTAATAAAATATGCCAAGGAAACAGGGGTCCCGGTGATCCTTATTGGCCATATAACCAAAGAAGGCAGTATTGCCGGGCCAAAGGTCCTGGAGCATATGGTAGATACGGTGCTGCAATTTGAAGGAGATCGTAATCACGTATATAGAATTTTGCGGGCCCATAAGAATAGATTTGGCTCAACCCATGAATTAGGCATCTATGAGATGCAGGGAAGCGGGTTGAGGGAAGTCTCCAACCCATCAGAGATCCTTATTTCTAAAAATGATGAAGGGCTTAGCGGTACCGCCATAGCAGCTACCCTGGAGGGAATGCGGCCGTTGATGATCGAGATCCAGGCGCTGGTAAGCTCTGCAGTGTACGGCACCCCACAACGATCTGCTACCGGGTATAATGCCAAGAGGCTTAATATGCTCCTTGCAGTGCTTGAAAAACGAGCAGGCTTTAGACTTGGAGCAAAAGATGTATTCCTTAATATTACAGGAGGTATAACCGTAGACGATCCTGCAATAGATCTTGCAGTTATAGCAGCTATACTTTCATCCAATGAAGATATCACTATTGAAAAAGATATTTGTTTTGCTGCTGAAGTTGGACTTGCCGGTGAAATAAGACCAGTGACCCGTGCCGATCAAAGAATATCTGAAGCAGAAAAACTTGGATTTGCCACTATTATGGTCTCAAAACAAACTAAGCTTCCTGCCACAAATTACACGATCCGTGTCCAAAAAGTAGCAAAAATTGAAGATGTGGTGAGTTATCTTTTCGGCTAA
- a CDS encoding NADP(H)-dependent aldo-keto reductase, whose amino-acid sequence MKYTKLPQTDIEVSTICLGTMTWGEQNTEAEGHSQIDFALEEGVNFLDTAEMYPVPANEETQGRTEEIIGTWFKNHGKREKVVLASKIAGPGRAMAHIRPNLNFKKEALQDALHKSLKRLQTDYIDLYQLHWPVRETNFFGKLDYEWNEEKWQDDFKEVLFNLQEFVKAGKIRHIGLSNETPYGVMRCMEETRKGAPKISTVQNPYSLLNRKDEIGLTEVLQREEIGLFPYSPLGMGTLTGKYLNAAPKNARLTLFTNYKRYSNKKAVEATARYFEIADRFNLSPAQMALAFVQMQPFVTSTIIGATSLEQLKENIDSVDVNLSPEVISEINEVHAAIPNPAP is encoded by the coding sequence ATGAAGTATACAAAATTACCTCAAACCGATATAGAAGTAAGCACAATTTGCCTTGGAACAATGACCTGGGGCGAGCAAAATACAGAAGCCGAAGGTCACAGCCAAATCGATTTTGCATTGGAGGAGGGGGTAAATTTCCTGGATACGGCAGAGATGTATCCTGTTCCAGCCAATGAAGAAACACAGGGTAGAACCGAGGAGATCATAGGCACATGGTTCAAAAACCACGGCAAGCGTGAAAAGGTAGTCCTGGCTTCCAAGATCGCCGGCCCGGGAAGGGCTATGGCGCATATAAGACCGAATCTTAATTTTAAAAAAGAGGCACTGCAGGACGCACTGCATAAAAGCCTGAAAAGATTACAAACAGATTATATAGATCTTTATCAACTGCACTGGCCTGTGAGAGAAACAAATTTCTTTGGTAAACTGGATTATGAATGGAATGAAGAGAAATGGCAGGACGATTTTAAAGAAGTGTTATTTAACCTCCAGGAATTTGTCAAAGCCGGGAAGATTAGGCATATAGGTTTGTCCAATGAAACTCCCTACGGAGTTATGAGATGCATGGAGGAGACCAGAAAAGGTGCACCCAAAATATCCACAGTTCAAAATCCATATAGCCTGTTGAACAGAAAAGATGAAATTGGGTTGACAGAGGTTTTACAGCGGGAGGAGATAGGCTTGTTCCCGTATTCCCCATTAGGCATGGGGACCCTAACAGGCAAATATTTAAATGCTGCGCCCAAAAATGCCCGCCTTACCTTGTTTACAAATTATAAACGCTACTCAAATAAAAAGGCGGTAGAGGCCACTGCCCGGTATTTTGAAATAGCCGATCGTTTTAACCTTTCCCCTGCTCAAATGGCCCTGGCATTTGTGCAAATGCAACCCTTTGTTACCAGTACGATCATAGGGGCTACCAGTTTGGAGCAATTAAAGGAGAATATAGATAGTGTCGATGTAAATTTAAGCCCTGAAGTAATTTCAGAAATTAATGAGGTCCATGCCGCAATCCCTAACCCTGCTCCTTAA
- a CDS encoding carbohydrate kinase family protein gives MKKIAVLGPVPRDTIITYKNETIHKYGCVTHPAIALSRLMEDRGRVEVISHIHQKDKEAVKDLFSEFQNVNLQGIDADQDRGTVIELRFTDQNNRLEKQTAFMNPILPQDVEPFLDSNVFIFVPITDFEISLSTLRHIKENSKGLIIFDAHGPTTSLNINGTRERKFWVDRDEWLPYIDVLKMNLEESQCCWFKNEYSQEEMGKYNEEDTSHLADFAEHVLDNGVSVLYVTLDARGCVCYTRQNGKTQKKFIKSVPVEEVVDTTGCGDSFAGGLGYGFAFHNDPVKAAQYANTLGALRTQGKTYEVFKNLEETEAIMAENYS, from the coding sequence ATGAAGAAGATAGCAGTTTTAGGCCCTGTCCCCCGCGATACCATTATAACTTATAAAAATGAAACAATCCACAAATATGGGTGTGTAACCCATCCAGCCATAGCCCTTTCACGGCTTATGGAGGATCGTGGCCGGGTGGAAGTCATCTCCCATATTCATCAAAAGGACAAAGAGGCCGTTAAGGATCTTTTCTCAGAATTTCAAAATGTAAATCTACAGGGTATTGATGCAGACCAGGACAGGGGAACGGTTATAGAATTACGGTTTACAGATCAAAATAACAGGCTTGAAAAACAAACAGCTTTTATGAATCCTATCCTGCCGCAGGATGTGGAACCATTCCTGGATTCCAATGTATTTATTTTTGTTCCTATAACAGATTTTGAAATATCCCTTAGCACCTTGCGGCATATTAAGGAAAACAGTAAGGGTTTAATCATCTTTGATGCTCACGGCCCTACTACTTCTCTTAATATCAATGGTACACGAGAAAGAAAATTTTGGGTAGACCGTGATGAATGGCTGCCTTACATAGATGTGCTAAAAATGAATTTGGAGGAGTCGCAGTGCTGCTGGTTTAAAAACGAATACAGCCAGGAAGAAATGGGGAAATATAATGAAGAGGACACCAGCCATCTTGCAGATTTTGCCGAACATGTCCTGGATAATGGGGTGAGCGTTCTTTATGTCACCCTGGATGCCAGAGGATGCGTTTGTTACACCCGTCAAAATGGAAAAACCCAAAAAAAATTTATAAAATCTGTCCCTGTGGAGGAGGTTGTAGACACCACCGGTTGTGGGGATTCTTTTGCCGGAGGTTTGGGATATGGTTTTGCCTTTCATAATGACCCTGTAAAAGCGGCTCAATATGCCAATACCCTGGGAGCTTTAAGGACCCAGGGAAAAACCTATGAAGTTTTTAAAAACCTTGAAGAAACCGAAGCCATAATGGCTGAAAACTATTCCTGA
- a CDS encoding M23 family metallopeptidase: protein MKRLIIIPLLLIFVFLSGCSQLNRAKDLVTNPTARERYQRDFNISSDLFQIWEEQARLALSDSIQIELPYLQTGRFLPKSFQVYSYNVQLNPGERIDIAVEPDSASSLVFIDLFVRENDSVAAYRKVTGTEYDKRYLRNEIKEPGLYKIVIQPEINANSAFSIKMRKSSVYDFPVAGGANKNIQSLWGASRDGGRRSHEGIDIFALRGTPVIAATNGRITSSGERGLGGKQVWLRDTERGQSLYYAHLDSIAPLGNSRVKKGDTLGFVGNTGNARTTAPHLHFGIYKGYSGAIDPLSFVYQIPEPDFAVATVDTLVQDRLVTRTTSNLRDQPTTRNSRIIGNLTAQDTLQMLGKAKEWFHIRTAQKQAAFIHESLVSPI from the coding sequence ATGAAGAGATTGATAATCATACCTTTACTACTTATTTTTGTTTTTTTAAGCGGTTGTTCCCAACTTAACCGGGCTAAAGACCTGGTGACAAATCCTACAGCCAGGGAACGTTATCAACGGGATTTTAACATCTCCAGTGATTTGTTCCAAATTTGGGAAGAACAGGCACGGCTGGCCTTGAGTGATAGCATACAAATTGAATTACCCTATTTGCAAACCGGACGTTTTCTGCCTAAATCATTCCAGGTATATTCCTATAATGTTCAATTAAACCCCGGCGAAAGGATAGATATAGCAGTTGAGCCAGATAGCGCCTCCTCCCTTGTTTTTATTGATCTCTTTGTGCGGGAAAATGATTCAGTAGCTGCTTATAGGAAAGTTACCGGAACGGAATACGACAAGCGCTACCTAAGGAATGAGATAAAGGAACCCGGGCTTTACAAAATTGTAATTCAGCCTGAAATAAATGCGAACTCTGCTTTTAGCATCAAAATGAGGAAGTCCTCTGTGTATGATTTTCCGGTGGCAGGAGGTGCCAATAAGAATATTCAGAGCTTGTGGGGAGCCTCCCGGGATGGAGGCAGGAGAAGCCATGAGGGCATCGATATTTTTGCACTCAGAGGTACCCCTGTCATTGCCGCCACAAATGGCCGTATAACATCATCAGGAGAAAGGGGATTGGGTGGGAAACAGGTATGGCTTAGAGATACAGAGCGAGGCCAATCCCTTTATTATGCCCACCTGGACAGTATTGCTCCCCTGGGAAATTCCCGCGTAAAAAAGGGAGACACCCTTGGGTTTGTAGGTAATACAGGTAATGCAAGAACAACTGCCCCGCATTTGCATTTCGGAATTTACAAGGGATATAGTGGCGCAATAGACCCTCTGTCTTTTGTATATCAAATTCCTGAACCTGATTTTGCAGTGGCCACCGTGGACACTCTGGTGCAGGACAGGCTGGTGACAAGGACCACTTCAAATCTTAGAGACCAACCCACCACCAGGAATTCCAGGATCATAGGAAATCTAACAGCACAGGATACCCTGCAAATGCTTGGTAAGGCAAAAGAATGGTTCCATATACGAACTGCTCAAAAACAGGCTGCTTTCATACACGAAAGCCTTGTGAGCCCAATTTAA